ATTCCCAAGGGATGCACCATCACAgcaaatcatgatttcatcttggTTAGGAGGACACCACCTTACCTCAATTGGAGAAGAAACTTTGCACGATCTATGCTTCACTTTGAAATAATTCAAGATGCGTAAATCCTCCATTGTATTATTCATATGGCCCTTCATCCATATTGAGTTATCATGAATTAACTGATAAACTCTACCTTTAAGACCTAGCCAATgcacaacaacatcttcaaaataaaatttgTTGCGCAGCCTCCATAACTTCGTAGTGATTGCAAGATTAGCAACCAACCACAGATCCTTAATCATCCTGCTGCACCCCTTAGCAGCCTTATACGAAGCCAccaaatctcttggaaaatctgcACTGACAAGTAATATGGCTAAGAGTTTCGCAATCTCGTCTACACAAATGGCACATTGAAGGAAAACACCTTCTAGTCTTCTTAATGACGTTATCATCACTAGCACAACACTGCTTTGCCGAGACCTTCTAATATTGAACACTTAGAGTAGTGTGCACAACTGGCCGAGAAAACAAAgttgcaactggcagagtttccGCATTCTCTCTAATGGCAGCCTTTGCACATTTAACTGAGAAGACTCCTTTGCTATATAAATCCCAAATCTTGTAGTCATCCCCCCCAGCAATAATAGGCAAATTCCCAACATCAATATTGAGTCGAACCATCAAATCTCGTGTGCTTTGAGGAATAGTCCAAGCACCATCAACAATGATATCACTCACCttagccttaaaatcattagggcctttgGAAGTAATACCTAATCTCTTCGCAATCGAAAAATCACCAAGCCAATTATCaaagaataaggaagtattagcgcCATCACTTATAATTGACCTAGTGTGTTGCTGCATAAAATCATAAACCCACCTGATTCCAGGAAAAACCGTAGAACCAAGTTTGTAATCAATGAAAACTCCATTCAATTTGAAGTACTTCGCCCTCAAAAATCTGGCCCAAGTCTTGTCTGAATCACGAATTGAAATCCATAACTTTATAAGCATAGCCTTGTTAACATCAATCAATCTTCTAAGGCCCATTCCACCTTCACGTCTTGAACAACACAGGTTATCATATAAAACCGTAAAGAACTTACGCTTTTCCGCATCACCCGACCAAAGAAAATTCCTAATGGACCTCTCAACCTGTTTAATGATATTACAAGGCCATTTATAAACATCCATAGAGTGAATAACATACCTAGCAATCACTGATCTGATCAAAACCAGTCTAGCTTGAAAAGATAAGAGTTTACCCTTCCAACCAGACAACTTGTCCATAATCTTTTCAACCACCTGCCTGACATGAATGTTCTGCACAATGCCAGGATGTAATTGAATTACCAGATATTTATCCGGAAATAAAGCTCTTTCCATGCCCAAATAATTAGCAATAGTAATACTTCGAGAATAAGTGCCACCACCGTAATAAAATTTGCTCTTTGCATAATTTACGCACTGGCCTGAAGCCTTCTCATAGACATTAAGCATAGTCTTTAAATTTTGCAAACTATGAAGATTACCTCTGCAGAAAACAAGAATATCGTCCGCAAAGAGAAGGTGTGTTGGAACTACACCTTTCTTACTAACCATGTTGTGCATACTTCTTTTAGCAAACAATTTAGAGAGATTACGACTCAAaatatcttcaataagaacaaaaatcaaaggtgaaagaggatcaccttggcgCAACCCTCTAGTGATGCTAAAGAAACCCTCCGGACTGCCATTTATTAGCACAGAAATCCTAGCCGAACTAAGAATACTATGAATCCAAAAGCACCAGGTTTCAGAGAAACCATATTCACGGAAAACTTCAGCTATAAACTCCTAACGTACAATATCAAAATCTTGAGAAATGTCAAGTTTTAAGCCGACATTACCAAAGTTCCTTGGAGCAGAAATCTCATTAATCAATTCAGACGCAAGAGCTATattttcatgaatgtttcttcccttCATAAAAGCCACTTGTTCTTCAGAAATCAGTCTATTCAGAACCGTACCAAGCCTGGTAGCCAAaaattttgtaatgattttgaagaaaaaattactcaaaTCAATAGGCCTAAAATCCTTAATAGCATCCGACCTTGTGTTTTTTGGAATGAGAACAATAAAACTATAATTAATGCCATTAGGATTTTTCCTCATCAACCAACAATTTTTAATGGCACTAAAAGATCAGTAGCAATAATATTCCAACAATGTCTGTAGAAAGAACCTGAGAAACCATCTGGGCCAGGCGCCGAATCCGCTCCCAAGTCAAAAACAGCTCTCTTAATCTCGTCTATAGTTGGCATCGCATCCATAAAAGAACTCTTAAGGTCTGAGATTCTTTCATGctcaaattcaaacaattttGGATAAATGACAGCCGCTCCACCATTAAACTTTTCCTTATAGTGATTGACAATGAAATCTTTAATTTCATCCTGCAAAACCAGTAGAGTTAGATGAAATCCTAAGTTCAGATATTGTATTTTGACTCCGCCTCATACAAATTCTATTATGAAAAATTCTAGTGTTTTGgtcaccatcctccaaccaagtAACTCTCGATTTCATCTTAAGCATTACTGCAAAATCAGTCCGCACTGCATCCACAACATTCTTGGCATCTGCTGAAGTGCCTACACCGGATGTTAACAGTATTCCTTGCCAtatccatctggggttgacgtgactcttgtggtggacGCTCCATTAGTGTCTTgcggaaaataggtatctctttctgagttgtagccatgtctgtctgagccttacgagatcctttcatctttccatcaaatcaacagcggcaaaaggaggtcggcttcttctggatcctccaatctctcgtcctgatggtggagtagcagcggctctggtgacgtttggagctgtcacacttgaagaaacattgggggtggcggaagcggctctggctctggtgatcggggtgtaacgcctgaagggacattttctgcgtcgctggtgttgacaggtggcgtattaatgtcaCTTTGttaggaggcatgaagaatctgtgatccttgcattcgcggctttgcataaatttggtttggcCATTGAGTATTGgcgtcagcgctgcaactttggctactgatcggtaGCGGTGGCACTGCAACTTATTCCGTGAGACGGTTCTCTGTATGGCTATGGAAAGGGGGATGGCGCTGCCCCGACCGACTAAAGAATGGACCATGGCGTTGTTGGCTAGGACACGAGCTGTTGGCGTCGACTTGACATGGAGCCGACGGTGTTTGTTTTGAAGTGGAGCAGCTAGCATTGGCTCGGAGTGCGCCATCTTGGCTTGTTGAGCCGTCAACGTCGTTGGCTCGGCTTGGGACGTGGAGTTGTTGGTGCAATCGTCTATGGGCGGAGAAGTTACGCTGAAAGGGTGCAATCTgccggcgctggaaagatgtaagctgttagcgctggaagagatgcaagctgccggtgctggaaggacgcaagatgttagcgctggaagagatgcaagctgccggcgctggaatgacgcaagctgttagcgctggaaaagatgtaaGCTACCGGCGCTGGAAGGAAGCAAGCTGTTagtgctggaaaagatgcaagttgtcggcgctggaaggacgcaagctgttagcactggaaaagatgcaagtttccggcgctggaaggacgcaagctgttagccctggaaaagatgcaagctgtcggcgctagaaggacgcaagctgttagcactggaaaagatgcaagctactGGTGCTGGAAGggcgcaagctgttagcgctggaaaagatgcaagctgccggcgctggaaggacgcaagatgttagcgctCGTATTATTGGCTTCGTTTCTACGTCTTGGTGCTAGCggtagagtggtagcaataaagcaggtggacatattccaggtacgtatctctgtgtttcttctttctgtttgctCTTCTATTATTGGtataaaccctagccataggcatgtcctCCATAGTTTTATGGGCGACGCCTTCCtgaccgcgagaagtccccagtcacttcttgtcgtgtgataactggtaactgagccgtttggtgactgagccattgatccccgagaagatcgtttgctttcaccatcttagaagtccccagtcaccccttgtcgtgtgataactggtaactgagccgtttggtgactgagccattGATCCCCGAGAGGATCGTTTActttcaccatcttagaagtCCCCAATCACCCCTTGCCatgtgataactggtaactgagccgtttggTGACTGAACCATTGATCCCcaagcggatcgtttgctttcaccatcttagaatttgggttgaagaataaaatcgggaattggaaattgatattgtaaccgagggattaatctcccactgtggtcgccaattgtttgagggtgaaaatagtttctgctgatttcggtaatttcgagtgtgtgggtgagaaacgagtctaaactttaaacaatgtactacaagggagtactttgattcgagagaacaatctgtacaaatctggcctaaaccaagaaatggttgttccagacttgcttcggtcacaaagtgaaggacaagggctggtcttagggagggaagcgaagagagtgttgagaccagaatagttgattccgaaagagtagttgtttgacgacttgtatcagaaagtgaaacgctagcagattgggaagctaacaagtgatttctgagtgttttattctcctgaccaaaaaacctcctctttggtggaaataggtgagacatatttatacaagtcgcaacgaaatgtaccctggtctcgtaagaagtggaaacggttgagtaaatggaagaaagcggtaacgggtaacgcctggagttgatgtttccataatgaaggaaacgtttcaccattacttcttgtatttactaaccgcctcactcttatgacactttcttgtagcgggcgtagtatacgccgcacgctgtaaactgctagaccaataccctgatgagcatcccccagtttgtgacatattttgatgtctcgagtgttttgtgtagcatgttgctattgtttggcaagttgagcttgggaggcttgccggctcggtggtgaccttcgacggtcgagattttgcatcttgagaggaaggttagccgttgattgtggttaccttccgttggtagccagtggcgcgaccacggtgctggcatggcttgcgcatgctcttgtaTTGGCTAATTaaggtttggtgccgtgaccatagaattggcgTAGCTAAGTGTGTGTTGTGACCAAAGACTTGGCAGCGTAGCCaacgattgccacaagtcgtttggtttactGGCGAGCTagtacgactgagatttgcatctcagaaggaaggataaccgttgattgttgcaaccctccgtttggcatccaacgacatggtggcatggctttggcgtggccaaattagggttttggcaccgtggccaagagttggcaccgtagccaagagattgccacaagtcgtttggtggcaagtttgtacggctgagatctgcatctcgggaggaatgaaaaccgttgattgttgcaaccttcctttttgcagccagcggcatgggggcatggccggcatggctttggcatggtcaaattagggctttggcaccgtgtccaagagttggcaccgtagccaagagattgtcacaagtcgtttggtggcaagtttgtacggctaagatctgcatctcaagaggaaggatagtcgttgattattgcaaccttccgtttggcatccagcggcatggaggcatggccggcatggctttggcgtggccaaattaaggCTTTGGCAGCATGGctaagagttggcaccgtagccaagagatttccacaagtcgtttggtggcaagtttgtagggctgagatctgcatctcaggaggaaggacaaccgttgattattgtaaccttccgtttggcagccagcggcatggaggcatggccggcatggctttggcgtggccaaattaggcgtggccaagctatgATAGTTTTAGGtgctgccaaaattagggttttggcatagttcaagcgcggccaaaattagggcttggcattgggccaaaagtttccatgcatttggtggcgaacttggacggttgagatttgcatctcgtagggaagggtggccgttgattgttacgACCCTTCGTTTTGacagccaacgacatggaggcatggccggcatggcttggtgcggaggtgtggctggaatggcatgccattggcactatggtgcggctggcatggttggtatgcctttggcgcggagatgtggctggcatggattgcatgcctttggcgcgaagatgtggttggcatggcatgccattggcacggtggtgcggctggcatgg
The nucleotide sequence above comes from Papaver somniferum cultivar HN1 chromosome 8, ASM357369v1, whole genome shotgun sequence. Encoded proteins:
- the LOC113305765 gene encoding uncharacterized protein LOC113305765 yields the protein MITSLRRLEGVFLQCAICVDEIAKLLAILLVSADFPRDLVASYKAAKGCSRMIKDLWLVANLAITTKLWRLRNKFYFEDVVVHWLGLKGRVYQLIHDNSIWMKGHMNNTMEDLRILNYFKVKHRSCKVSSPIEVRWCPPNQDEIMICCDGASLGNPGPAGTGVTFRDANTSVLGVLCVGLGLQTNFYAEVCAVIYGTMLARR